The following proteins are encoded in a genomic region of Populus nigra chromosome 16, ddPopNigr1.1, whole genome shotgun sequence:
- the LOC133676244 gene encoding uncharacterized protein LOC133676244 isoform X1: protein MGTVLDSHFLALTAIVTVGYQLLFFVITALLKFDKVTDFAGSTNFIILAVLTLVLKGTWHFRQVVLSFLVVTWGLRLGLFLLLRILQWGEDRRFDEMRSNLGKLAVFWIFQAVWVWTVSLPVTVVNGIDRDPSVQAADIIGWIMWFVGVSVEATADQQKLTFKNAPENRGKWCNVGLWNISRHPNYFGEILLWWGIFVASAPVLEGAEWLVILGPIFLTLLLLFVSGIPLLEQSADKKFGNVAAYRAYKRTTSPLIPLPQAVYRSLPSWFKSVFLFEFPLYSRNFPEEGSTWNRTRQGGGSDGSKIG, encoded by the exons ATGGGAACCGTTTTAGACTCCCATTTTCTAGCACTCACTGCCATCGTCACT gtGGGATACCAACTGCTGTTTTTTGTTATCACTGCCCTTCTTAAGTTTGATAAAGTCACTGACTTTGCCG GAAGcacaaattttattatattagctGTGTTGACTCTGGTTTTGAAAGGGACATGGCATTTCAGACAG GTAGTCTTGAGTTTCCTTGTAGTAACTTGGGGTCTTCGCCTGGGACTGTTCCTGTTACTGAG GATTCTGCAGTGGGGGGAGGATAGACGTTTTGATGAAATGCGTAGTAACTTGGGGAAATTAGCTGTTTTCTGGATATTTCAG GCTGTCTGGGTGTGGACTGTGAGTTTACCTGTAACAGTGGTTAATGGAATTGACAGGGATCCTTCCGTTCAGGCTGCAGACATAATTGGCTGGATTATGTGGTTTGTTGGTGTTTCAGTTGAAGCTACAGCTGATCAACAAAAACTGACATTCAAGAATGCTCCGGAAAACAGAGGGAAATGGTGCAATGTTGGATTATGGAATATATCTCGTCACCCAAACTATTTTGGCGAG ATTCTCCTTTGGTGGGGTATTTTTGTGGCTTCTGCACCTGTACTGGAAGGTGCTGAGTGGCTGGTGATCCTTGGGCCAATCTTTCTCACATTGTTGCTTCTTTTTGTCAGCGGCATACCATTGCTTGAG CAATCTGCTGACAAGAAATTTGGCAACGTGGCTGCATACAGGGCGTATAAAAGGACAACCAG CCCTCTAATTCCACTGCCCCAAGCAGTGTACAGGAGCTTACCTTCATGGTTCAAATCTGTTTTCCTCTTTGAATTTCCTCTCTACAGCCGTAATTTTCCAGAAGAGGGGTCAACATG GAATAGAACAAGACAAGGTGGAGGCAGCGATGGATCGAAGATTGGCTAG
- the LOC133676244 gene encoding uncharacterized protein LOC133676244 isoform X2, whose amino-acid sequence MGTVLDSHFLALTAIVTVGYQLLFFVITALLKFDKVTDFAGSTNFIILAVLTLVLKGTWHFRQVVLSFLVVTWGLRLGLFLLLRILQWGEDRRFDEMRSNLGKLAVFWIFQAVWVWTVSLPVTVVNGIDRDPSVQAADIIGWIMWFVGVSVEATADQQKLTFKNAPENRGKWCNVGLWNISRHPNYFGEILLWWGIFVASAPVLEGAEWLVILGPIFLTLLLLFVSGIPLLEQSADKKFGNVAAYRAYKRTTSPLIPLPQAVYRSLPSWFKSVFLFEFPLYSRNFPEEGST is encoded by the exons ATGGGAACCGTTTTAGACTCCCATTTTCTAGCACTCACTGCCATCGTCACT gtGGGATACCAACTGCTGTTTTTTGTTATCACTGCCCTTCTTAAGTTTGATAAAGTCACTGACTTTGCCG GAAGcacaaattttattatattagctGTGTTGACTCTGGTTTTGAAAGGGACATGGCATTTCAGACAG GTAGTCTTGAGTTTCCTTGTAGTAACTTGGGGTCTTCGCCTGGGACTGTTCCTGTTACTGAG GATTCTGCAGTGGGGGGAGGATAGACGTTTTGATGAAATGCGTAGTAACTTGGGGAAATTAGCTGTTTTCTGGATATTTCAG GCTGTCTGGGTGTGGACTGTGAGTTTACCTGTAACAGTGGTTAATGGAATTGACAGGGATCCTTCCGTTCAGGCTGCAGACATAATTGGCTGGATTATGTGGTTTGTTGGTGTTTCAGTTGAAGCTACAGCTGATCAACAAAAACTGACATTCAAGAATGCTCCGGAAAACAGAGGGAAATGGTGCAATGTTGGATTATGGAATATATCTCGTCACCCAAACTATTTTGGCGAG ATTCTCCTTTGGTGGGGTATTTTTGTGGCTTCTGCACCTGTACTGGAAGGTGCTGAGTGGCTGGTGATCCTTGGGCCAATCTTTCTCACATTGTTGCTTCTTTTTGTCAGCGGCATACCATTGCTTGAG CAATCTGCTGACAAGAAATTTGGCAACGTGGCTGCATACAGGGCGTATAAAAGGACAACCAG CCCTCTAATTCCACTGCCCCAAGCAGTGTACAGGAGCTTACCTTCATGGTTCAAATCTGTTTTCCTCTTTGAATTTCCTCTCTACAGCCGTAATTTTCCAGAAGAGGGGTCAACATG A